Genomic DNA from Flavobacterium sp. N502540:
TTTATATTCCGGATATTTTTCCGAAATGATTTGTTTGGTTAGGTCCCAATCCTCTTTTCGGTGTTCCTCACAGTAGTTATCGGTCAAAGATCCTTTTTTGAACTTATAAGGTCGGCATAGAATTACATCATATTCCGAAAGAATTGAAGCTATTTTTTTCTCTAGTTTTTTAGAAGAGGTATGGAATAGCTTAGTATTTTTGAAATTTTCAGTTGTGATTTTTTTCTGTGCAGAAGGCTTTAAGTTGTACCAGTCGTTGTAAAAGTTAAGGTATCTTCTGTAATGGCAAATGCCCACGTAATCAGCCTTTTTTTCGTTTTTCCAAATCCAGTAAGCAGCTGTCAATTCACAATAGTTGCTGTTTTTGTTTCCGATATTGTCCTGAGTATTGTCTCTTAAGATAGTATCAGTGATTGATGGATTTGTTCCCACCTGAATCGGAACCAGAATATCATTGGATAATACAGGGTTTTCTTTATGAGTTACGATAAAAATCTTAATCATTATTCAGTTCTGTTTTAGATCTTTTTAAAGCTATGGCAATTATCTGATGCATGTCGTAATATCTGTATTCGGATAATCTTCCTCCAAATATTACATTCTTTTCTTCTAAAGACAGTTTTTTGTACTCTTCAAACAAGGCTTGATTTTTAGCATCGTTTATAGGATAAAACGCTTCATTAGACGGGTTCCATTCGCATGGATATTCTTTTGTAATAACCGTTTTGCTTTGTTTGCCAAATTCAAAATGTTTGTGCTCAATTATTCGGGTAAAAGGATAGCTGGCGTCGTTGTAATTAACGACAGCATTTCCTTGAAAATTGTCAGTATCAAGAACTTCGTTGTCAAATTGTAGAGATCTGTATTCCAAAACTCCTAATTTGTAATCGAAATACTCGTCAATCTTTCCGGAATACACAATTTTATCAGCAAGTCCGTCAAATTTTGTTCGGTCTGAAAAGTAATTGGTATTGGTTACCACTTCAATTCCTTCTAATAATTTGTCAATTAATTTATTGTAACCACCAATAGGGATTCCTTGATAAGTGTCGTTGAAATAGTTATTGTCAAATGTGAATCTAACCGGAAGTCTTTTTATGATAAAAGCGGGTAGTTCAGTAGCTTTTCTTCCCCACTGTTTTTCAGTATATTCTTTTATAAAATAATCGTAGATGTCTTTGCCGACAAGGCTTAGCGCTTGTTCTTCAAGATTTTTAGGGTCTTTTACTCCATAAGTAGCTACTTGCTCCTCTATTTTTGCTTTAGCTTCCTGAGGTGTTTTAGTTCCCCAAAGTTGGTAGAAAGTATTCATGTTAAAAGGTAAATTGTACATCTTACCTTTAGAGAGTGACATCGGAGAATTGGTAAAGTTGTTGAATTCAACAAATTGATTTACATAATCCCATATCGCCTTATCGTTGGTATGAAATATATGTGCACCATATTTATGAACATTAATTCCTTCGATATTCTCGCAATATACATTTCCTCCTATATGGTCTCTTTTGTCAATTACCAGGCATTTTTTTCCTGCTTTTTTTGCTTCGTGAGCGAACACGCTGCCATAGAGACCTGATCCAATTATTAAATAGTCATATTGCTTTTTCATGATGCAAAAGTAGAGATTAATTAGTAAATTGCAACAAATTACAAAAGTAAAAATGGCAGGAAAAATACAAGTAGGATATCTGGTTTCGTATGATTATGAGTTGTTAAAAACATCACTTCCAACAGTGTATAACGATGCAGATGCGGTTTTTGTCGCCATTGATAAAAACAGAAATACCTGGAATGGCGGAAGCTTTACGATCGATGATTCTTTTTTTGAATGGATTAAGGATTTTGACGTTGATAAGAAGGTAGTGATTTATGAAGATGATTTTTATGTCCCAGCCCTAACGACAATGGAATGTGAAATCAGAGAGCGAAAAATGCTCGCTGAAAAAATGGGAATTGGGAATTGGATTGTTCAGGTAGATTGTGACGAGTATTTTGTTGACTTTAAAAAGTTTGTTTCAGATTTAAGACGATATGATTCCTATCTAATTAACCCGGAAAAACATCCTATCCAAATATGCGCTTTCTGGGTTATGCTTTATAAATATACAGATCAGGGTATTTTATATGTCGATAAACCGCTGAAAGCAATTTTTGCAACAAACTATCCTAATTATAAAAGCGGACGCAGAATCAAAGAGCGTCAGATTTATACCAATAATATTGTCTTGCATGAATCCTTGTCAAGAACAGAAGCCGATTTGCGTTTTAAGCTTGACAATTGGGGGCATAATGTAGATGTGGATAAGGGGTTTTTGGATAAATGGCTTGTTGTAAATGAAAACAATTATAAAGAGTACAAAGATTTTTACTATTTACAGCCTAAAAGATGGAAGAAATTGGGATTCTTCTCCACTAAAAGTATCCCTCAGATAAAGGAGATTATTGAGAAAGAAAAAAGACTGAATGTACCTAAGTTCAATCTCTATTTTAAAAATTTCGGACAGTGGTTGAAATATTCACTGAAGAAAAAAAAGGCATAGGGGAATTTTTATTTCGTTTTTGCTCTCATAATTGATTTTTCTTAATTATTAAGGTTATTTTTGCTTCCTTCCATTTACCTCTAAGAAATGCAGAATATTGAACTGCTTTTTGATGCTTTGGTTTGAATAAAATAAACGATAGAGCATTGGAAATGGGTAATAAATTAATATCAAAGTTATAGTTAATGATTTCAAAATTTAGATTTTCAACAGCAGTAAAAAGTTCCAGAGACATCCTGTCTTTTATTAAAGATTTTAATACTTCAGGTGAGTTGTTTGGAAATGGAGACCGAAATGTTATTAAGTTGTTTGATCTTGAGGAGAAAAAAATCAACATTAAATCCTTTAAAATTCCGAACTTAATTAATAAAATTGCTTACCGCTATTTTAGAAAATCAAAGGCGAGACGTTCGTACGAATATGCTACAATTTTGTTAGAAAGAGGTATTGGAACTCCACAGCCCATAGCGTTTTTGGAGAACTTTAATTTTGTAGGTCTGAGAGACAGTTATTATGCAAGCGAACATTTAACAACAGATTTAACTTATAGAGAACTTGTAGAAATTCCGGATTACCCTGATCGTGATAATATCTTGAGACAGTTTACCCGATTTAGTTTTGGTCTTCATGAAAAAGGAATCGAATTTTTAGATCACTCACCCGGAAATACATTGATTAAAAAGAAACAGGACGGAAATTATGAATTCTTTTTGGTCGATTTAAACCGAATGGAATTTCATGAATCAATGAGTTTTGAAATGCGTATGAAAAACTTATGCCGTCTGACTCCTTTAAAAGAGATGGTAGCGGTTATGAGTAACGAGTATGCAAAGTTTTATAAAGAAGAATCTGAGCAAAGAATATTTCAAACTTTGTGGAAATATACGGCTGATTTTCAGGAGAAATTTTACAGGAAAAAGCGCTTAAAAAAGAAACTTAAGTTCTGGAAGAAGTAATTCGTGATAGTTCTTTATAGCGGATAAAAACGCTGTAAGCATTTAGATAACATATCGTGATTCCTTTGGCTCCGTCTAAAAAGCCCAAACGAATTAAAAACTGATACAAAAAAGTATAAACAGGATGGAAAATCATCAATAGACGAGATGATTTCTGTCCTTTTTTTTGTTTTTCATTGGCCTTTAAAACCCCGTAACTATACATTTTTGCTTTGTAGTCAGAAAAAGAAGTATAGGAGAAATGAATGATCTTATTCTTTAAAGTTGAAATCGTCCCGTTCACGATCAGTTTTTCATGTACCATTCTGTCCTGATTATACCGACAGTTTGTTTTGTTAAAAAGCCTGAAAATTTTATCCGTTTGCCAGCCGCTAAAATGAAGCTTACGATTTTTGAACATAAAAGTTCTGTAAATGAAATAGGCGCTTGCCGCATCTTTTTGATTGATGGTGGCTGCGATTTCCAGTTTCAGTTCCGGAGTTAATCTTTCATCGGCATCAATGAATAAGATCCAGGAGTTTTTTGCCTGATCAATCGCAAAATTACGTTGTGAAGTGTAATTAACGAAGGGATTCTGGATTACTTTTACGTTTTTAAAAGATTCAATTATGTTCAGCGTCCGATCGGTACTGTACGAGTCTACTACAAGGATTTCATCGGCAAAATCGATATCTTCCAGTAATGATTTTATATGCTGTTCTTCATTAAGCGTAATAATCAAAACGGACAATTTTTCCCTGTCGGTAGTATTCATAAGTTCTTCACTCATTTTCAATTTTTATACTCCTGAAAATAAGTATCCAGTTTTTCAAGCATTAAAGTTAAAGGGTACTCATCGTAGTACTCAAAAGTATGATCTTTTATGTATTGTTCGGTGTGCTGCTTGTATATTTCCGGTTTTAAATCTTTTAAGTGAATGGAGAAGTTTTTGGCTTCATTTTCAAATATTTGCCAGGTCTCTTTTCTAACAGATGGTGTGAATATGGAGAAGGTTGGAATTTCAAGTGCTTTGGCCATATTCACGGCTCCTCCTTCATTTCCAATCAACATTTCGCATTGTGAAAGTAAAGCCAGAAAAGGTCTTAGTTCAGTACAGTACAAATCAAAAACGATGTGTTTTTTAGTTTCGGCACTGCAATGATTGTATACTTCGAGAGCCTGTTCTTTTTGATCCGGAATATAGTTGAAAATAATAGTGGCATTGGTTTTAGCAACTGTAAAATCGATAATTTTAGCCATTCCTTCCAAAGGATATGTCTTGTAAACTTCGCTTCCCAAAATTCCAAACATGATTAATGGCTTTTCCGTATCAACCTGATAGCTTTTCAGAAGCTTTTTGGCATCATCAATTTCAGATTCTTTTAAAAAGATTTTTGGTTTTACATCTGTAATCTTTTCAGAAATGAACGGTTTTAGAAGCATTAAACGATTTTCAATGGCCAATCCGTGTTCTGATTCTACAGCATCTAAGCGTTCATAAGTGTAATTGTAGCATATTTTAGTGTACCATTTACGATACGAAACCTTATATTTTGCACCCGAAAATAACGTAATTAAATTAGTTTCCAGCTTAGAATAAACGTCAATAACAGCATCGTATTTATTGCGTCGGATTTGAAAAATAAATTTAAACAGAGAAGGAGTTGATTTTCTAACCTTGTTGGATAAAGGAATAATGTTATCAATATTCTTGTTCTCTTTTAGTACATCGACAGAATTTGGGTAACACATATAATCGATAATCGAATCCGGGTATTTGGTTTTTAGATTATTACAGATTATGGTGCTCGTTAATACATCTCCAATTCTTTTTTGCTGAATGACTAATATTCTCATTTATATAAAATTCAATTTGTGGGCTAAATTAGTAATAATTTTATAAAGTGTGCAAGCGCACGATTAAGATAAGGTAACTAAAATAAAAAGCCGTATTTTTGTAAAAAACAAATTCCCCCCAAGAAAATGCAGATTAGTGGTCTAGTTATTACTTTCAATGAAGAGAAAAATATCGGTAAATGTATAGATGCTTTACTAAAAGTGTGTGATGAAGTAATTGTAGTAGATTCGTTTAGTAAAGATCGTACTGTTGAAATTGCCAAAGAAAAAGGCGCAATTGTTGTAGAACAAGCTTTTTTAGGTGATGGTCCGCAACGTACACATGGTTTGCCATATTGCAAAAATGATTGGATCTTGAATCTTGATGCCGATGAGTTTTTGGATAAAGATGCAGAGAAATTTATAACAGATAAAAAGTACCTTGAGGGAAATTATGACGCTTTTAGTTTCAGAGTAAAAAACTTTCTGGGCGATAAACTTATTGATTTTTCAGGATGGTATCCGGATCAAAAAGTCCGTTTTTTTAATAAACAAACAGCGCATCCGTCTGATTCTAAGGTGCATCAGAAGATAATTACTCAAAATGAGAAAAAAGTTTCCGTACACCTCTTGCACTATGGTTGGGATTCTTTGGATCAAATTATTGCAAAAAAGAATCAATATTCAGGCTGGCATGCACAACAATTGTTCGATCAGGGGAAAAGAATAACCGCAATTAAGCCAGTTATTAATGGAGCTGTTGCGTTTATCAGATGCTACTTTTTTAAGAAAGGTATTTTTAATGGCATAGACGGGTTGTCAATAGCGATGATTCAGAGTTTCTTTTCTTATATGAAATATGCTAAGCTTTTAAAACTTCAAAAAAAGCTAAAATAGAATTCAGCTAATCTCAATTCAGAGTGTCGGTTTTTTAAAGCACAAACAAGTGTTTTGTGCTATTTTATTACCAGGGTTTATCGATTATTGTACATGTCAGTTGTGTTTTTGCAATGTGGCTGTTGATAGTTTTGTTTCAGAAATTATCAATTATATAGTCTTTTTCTTTCTTTAATGAATAAATACGGCTGATTTTATTTAACATTAATTAGGTTTTTTGTTTTATTTATTTTTTTTTGCTTAAAAATGTTTTTTTTGTGAAAAATAATACTATTAATGATAGCTTTGCTAAAAAAATAGAGAATGTCAAAGCTGCCAATTTTAATGTATCATAACGTTGTTGAAGACGAAGCCAAGTCTGTGGATTTAAGTGTTTCTGTAGCAAAATTAGAATCACAATTTAAATTTTTACATGATAACAATTACACGACATTTCATTTTAAAGATTTAGAAAATTTAAAAGAACTTCCTTCAAAAAGCATTATAATCACTTTTGATGATGTTACCGAGTGCCAGTTGTTGTATGCGGTGCCTTTGCTTGAAAAATACCAATTAAAAGCCTCTTTTTTTATACCATTTTCTTATGTTGGAAATTTTGATTATTGGATAGAAGGAAAAGAAAAAATTATGAGTGTCGAACAGCTAAAAGGGTTGAATCCTGATCTTATTGAGCTGGGGTATCACTCTTTTGAACATAAAAGATACAGTTCGTTGTCTAAAGAAGAGTTAGAGGCTGATTTTGCGAAGTCTAATGCCTTTATTTTGGATAATCAATTAGATATAAAACCTGTCCTGGCGTATCCTTTTGGGAATTATGCCAAGAAACATTCTGAGTTTGCTGTTTTTGAAAATATGATGCGGGATAACGGTATAAAATACGGTTTGAGAATAGGCAACAGAGTGAATAATTTTCCCTTTAAAAATAACTATTTGGTAAAGAGAATAGACATAAAAGGGGAAGATAGTTTGTTTAGATTTAAACTAAAATTGAAAATAGGTAAGCTTAAATTATTTTAAAAAATGCTATGGAAATTAGTGGATTAGTAATAACGTATAATGAAGAAAAAAACATTGGTAAATGTATAGATGCGCTGTTCAGGGTTTGTAACGAAGTAATTGTTGTAGATTCGTTAAGTACAGATAATACAGTGAAAATTGCCGAAGAAAAAGGGGCTAAGGTTGTTTTGCAGAGCTTTTTAGGCGACGGACCTCAGAGAATTCACGGTCTTCCTTATTGTAAAAATGACTGGATTTTAAATTTAGATGCTGATGAGATTTTGGCCGAAGATGCCGAAAAATTTATATTATCAGGCCAATATGAGAAACAGAATTTTGATGTGTATGCCTTCTCTCTGTATAATTATATGGGCTGTAAGCTTATTAATTTCGCAGGTTGGTACCCTGATAAAACTTCACGATTTTTTAACAAACAAACCGCTTCTCCTTCAAAAGATAGTGTACATCAAAAAGTTTTGGGTACTAATAAGACCCACTTAAAAGTTCATATACATCATTATGCCTGGGACTGTTTTGGACAATTTATCAGTAAGAAAAACTTATATTCAACCTGGCATGCCCAGCAGCTTTACGACCAGAATAAAAGAGTCAACAGCTTTAAACCTATATTAAACGGGACAGTTTCTTTTATTAGATGTTATTTTTTTAAAAAAGGCTTTTTACACGGATTAGACGGTTTCACCTTTTCAATGACTCAGGCTTTCTTTTCTTATATGAAATATGCTAAGCTTTTGAAACTTCAAAAACAGAATAAATAATAAAAAAAAGTATAGAAAATAATAAAGCGGAATGAGTAATCATTCCGCTTTATTATTTATAGAGATTATAGGTTAAACAGCAACATCGTATTCACGAAGTGCATTGTTTAATGAAGTTTTTAAATCCGTTGATGGTTTACGAGTACCAATGATTAATGCACATGGTACTTGAAATTCACCTGCAGCGAATTTTTTAGTGTAACTTCCCGGAATCACGACAGAGCGAGCAGGAACAAAACCTTTCATTTCAACAGGTTCATCACCAGTTACATCGATAATTTTTGTGGAAGCAGTCAAACAAACATTAGCACCAAGAACAGCTTCTTTACCTACGTGAACTCCTTCTACTACAATACAACGAGAACCGATAAAAGCACCATCTTCAATAATAACCGGAGCAGCTTGTAATGGCTCTAAAACACCACCGATACCAACACCACCGCTTAAGTGAACATTTTTACCAATTTGAGCACAGCTTCCAACAGTCGCCCATGTATCAACCATGGTACCTTCATCAACATAAGCACCAATGTTTACATAACTTGGCATCAAAATTACACCGCTTGAAATATAAGCTCCGTAGCGGGCTACTGCATTAGGTACTACACGAATTCCTTTTTCAGCATAACCTTTTTTCAGCAACATTTTGTCGTGGTATTCGAAAATACCGGATTCCCATGTTTCCATTTTTTGAATCGGGAAATACATTACAACAGCTTTCTTAACCCATTCGTTTACCTGCCACTTGTCACCAACAGGTTCAGCGCAACGTAATTTTCCTGCATCAATCAATTCAATAACTTCTCTGATAGCATCAGTTGTGGTTGTTTCTTGTAATAAAGCTCTGTTTTCCCAAGCTTGTTCTATTATAGTCTGTAAAGAATTCATAAGTTTTAATTTTTGGCAAAGATAAGGTATTTGCGGAAAAGCAGAAAAGTAAAGCTATCGTAAAATGTTACAAGTGTAACTTTTTGTTTGTATTTTGATAAATAAAACAAGGCTTATGGAAAATGCAAGAATGAGGTTAACCTATAAACGCTTTTTTTTGATGGTAAAACATGATAAAAATCAGATTTTGCGTTTTTACTTCTCATTAATTTCGCGGTATAATTCCCGAAAGATATAGAGAGGAATTGCGAAATACCATTCCAAAACAAAAATATTTAATCAGTAAGAAATGAATCAAGAAAATCAACTCCGAACGCCTGTTGCAGTAATCGATAAAGAAGTCACGTGGGACAAAACACAAGTGATTATGAGTAAAACAAATGCTTTTGGTATTATTGAATATGCCAATGAAGTATTTGTAGATGTATGCGGTTATGAAGATTATGAGTTAATGGGGCAGCCACACAATATTATACGTCATCCGGATATGCCAAAGGTTATTTTTAAAGTGCTTTGGGAGAATCTTAAAAACGGAAAGAACTTTCATGCTATTGTTAAGAATTTAGCGAAGTCAGGACGTTACTATTGGGTTATTACCGATTTTGAGATTGCAAAAGACGAGAACGGAGTTATTGTAAATTATTTTGGAAGACGACAAGCAGTCCCACAAGAAGTAATTGCCTTGCATATTGAACCGCTATACAAAAAACTGTTACAGATCGAGGCTGCAAGCGGTATGGAGTTTAGCGAGAAGTATCTTATTGGATTTCTGGAGGAAAAGAAAAGAACTTATGTTGAATATATTAAGGAGTTAATCTATGAACATGAGAAATCGCAGGCAAAATTTGCTCAATATGAAGTGCAGGAAAATGATGAAGAGGAGGAAAGAGGTTTTTTTAGAAGACTGTTTAACAGATAGAAGTTATTTTTTTTAGGTTTTGAATATTTGGAAAAAATCCGTTTTGAATAAAAGCTCAGAACGGATTTTTTATGAGGTCAAATGTATCTTGATTGTTTTAATTATATTGAGTTTAATGGAATATACAGATAGATGGTTCTGGTGCTCGGTTTTATAAAATACAAAGATTCTCTTTAAATTTGTATGTTTCCTTTCTATCTTTGTTAAAAATTCAAAGATGCCAAGAATTCTTTCTATAGACTACGGACAAAAGCGCACCGGAATTGCTGTTACTGATGAAATGCAGATTATTGCTTCAGGTTTAACAACAATACCAACCAATACCCTTATTGATTTTCTGAAAGATTATTTTGCAAAAGAAAAGGTTGAAGCCGTTTTAATTGGCGAGCCCAAACAAATGAATGGTCAGCCATCAGAGAGTGCTTCGGTTATTAAAGGGTTTGTAACTCATTTTACCAATATTTTTCCTGATATGAAAGTAGTTCGTGTCGACGAACGTTTTACGTCAAAAATGGCCTTTCAAACGATGATCGATAGCGGACTCAGTAAAAAACAGCGCCAGAATAAAGGTTTAATCGATGAAATTTCGGCTACAATTATGCTTCAGGACTATCTCTCGTCAAAACGTTTTTAACACCCAATCTTTTAGCTTTTTATTTTTTAGAAAAACATAACTTTTATCATGCAATTTTAGTTTTTTTTTGCAATTATAAAAAGTACCTTTGCACTTTAAAAATAATACTGTTATGTCTGACAAAACAATACGTTCTAATAGTGAAGTAGTGCTTATTGGAGCGGGAATTATGAGTGCCACTCTTGGAGTAATTTTGAAAGAATTACAACCTGATATAAAAATTGAAATTTACGAAAGATTAGATGTTGCTGCCGCAGAAAGTTCAGATGCATGGAATAATGCAGGAACAGGGCACTCTGCCTTTTGTGAATTAAATTACACTCCTGAAAAGGCTGACGGAAGTATTGATCCGAAAAAAGCGATAAGTATTGCAGAATCTTTTGAGATTTCACGCCAGTTCTGGTCCTATTTAGTAGAGCAGAAAAAGGTACCATCTCCTGACAATTTTATTAAAAGTGTTCCTCATATGAGTTTTGTATGGGGAGATAAAAATGTGGAGTATCTTAAAAAGAGATTTGAAGCATTACAAAATAATCCTATTTTTTCTCAAATGGAATTTAGTTCTGATTTTGAGCAATTGAAAAAATGGATGCCGCTTGTTATGGAAGGCAGAGATGCTAACGAGAAACTGGCAGCTACCCATATGGAAATAGGTACCGATGTGAATTTTGGGGCTTTAACCAGAAGCATGTTCAATTATTTAGCGACACTTGATGGTGTTTCTTTGCACTTTAATCATGAAGTTAAAAAACTAAAACAACGTGAAGATAAATCATGGCGTATCAAAATCACCGATATTGCTACCGGCGATGTAAGAAAAGCTTATACTAAGTTTGTATTTATCGGAGCGGGTGGAGGTTCATTGCCTTTATTAGAAAAAGCAAATGTACCGGAAGGAGATGGTTACGGAGGTTTTCCGGTAAGTGGACAATGGTTAAAATGTACCAATCCTGAAGTAATTGCAAAACATCAGGCAAAAGTTTACGGAAAAGCAAGCGTTGGAGCACCTCCAATGTCTGTACCACATATTGATACCCGTGTAATTGATGGCGAAAAAGCATTGCTTTTTGGTCCGTTTGCAGGGTTTTCAACACGCTTCCTGAAAAATGGTTCTTACTTAGATTTACCATTATCTATAAAACCGAACAACTTAATTCCGATGTTGTCTGCAGGATATCATAATATTCCTTTGACTAAATATTTGATTGAGCAGGTACGTCAGTCTCCTAAAGACAGAATGAAAGCATTACGTGAGTATTTGCCAACAGCACGTTCTAAAGACTGGAAACTGGAAAGAGCCGGACAACGTGTTCAGGTAATTAAAAAAGATGAAAACGGTGGTGGAGTTTTAGAGTTTGGTACTGAGGTGATTAGTACGCACGACGGAAGTCTGGCAGTGTTGTTGGGAGCTTCTCCGGGAGCATCAACTGCAGTGGGTATTATGGTTGATTTGATCAGCAGATGTTTTACCAATCAGATTAAAACACCGGAATGGCAGTCAAAAATGAAAACGATGATTCCTTCTTACGGTCAGACTTTAAATGATAAACCGGAACTTTTAGCCGAGCTTAGAAAACATACTTCTGAAGTTTTAAAACTAAAAAATAGTTAAACTCAGATCCTAGAATAAATAACAAATCCAGATGAATTAATCTGGATTTGTTGCTTTAAATTCCTTTGTAATTTTTAAAATCTTTTCAGCCAGATTGCTCATCCAGATCAATTGCTCGATTACCATTTGAGCTTCCTGCATTTTAGCTTGTCGTGTTTCCTTGTCCAGATCATCATCTGCGGCCAGGCGTTTAAAATTAACACGTTTGAGTTCTTCAAATTGTAAAGTCACATCTTCCTTATCAAAATAAGTGTCGTTTATAATTTTTTCATTTCTTAGAACAGCAATTGCGTGATCGAGATTGGAAAGAATCGTTTTAATGATGTAATTAAAAGATTCCGAAGCAGAAGTGGTTTGGTGTGACTGGATATAAGTTGATAGCGAAGCCAATGCTGATAATATAGAATGGTTTAGCACCACCAGTTTATTAACCAGGGGAAGTGTTTTTTGCTTCGATTTAGGCTCCTGCATCATTCGCTGAAAGGAAGTCATGAGATTCCCAACCTCAACAAAAGCATTTTTTCTGGATAATCGGTATGAAGTAGGAACTTCCCCTTTTTTATTATAGAAATCGGCAATCTCCTTTAGGTAATTCCGGTTGGCCCGAATTGAATTCTCAATATGTATAGGTG
This window encodes:
- the ruvX gene encoding Holliday junction resolvase RuvX codes for the protein MPRILSIDYGQKRTGIAVTDEMQIIASGLTTIPTNTLIDFLKDYFAKEKVEAVLIGEPKQMNGQPSESASVIKGFVTHFTNIFPDMKVVRVDERFTSKMAFQTMIDSGLSKKQRQNKGLIDEISATIMLQDYLSSKRF
- a CDS encoding malate:quinone oxidoreductase, which translates into the protein MSDKTIRSNSEVVLIGAGIMSATLGVILKELQPDIKIEIYERLDVAAAESSDAWNNAGTGHSAFCELNYTPEKADGSIDPKKAISIAESFEISRQFWSYLVEQKKVPSPDNFIKSVPHMSFVWGDKNVEYLKKRFEALQNNPIFSQMEFSSDFEQLKKWMPLVMEGRDANEKLAATHMEIGTDVNFGALTRSMFNYLATLDGVSLHFNHEVKKLKQREDKSWRIKITDIATGDVRKAYTKFVFIGAGGGSLPLLEKANVPEGDGYGGFPVSGQWLKCTNPEVIAKHQAKVYGKASVGAPPMSVPHIDTRVIDGEKALLFGPFAGFSTRFLKNGSYLDLPLSIKPNNLIPMLSAGYHNIPLTKYLIEQVRQSPKDRMKALREYLPTARSKDWKLERAGQRVQVIKKDENGGGVLEFGTEVISTHDGSLAVLLGASPGASTAVGIMVDLISRCFTNQIKTPEWQSKMKTMIPSYGQTLNDKPELLAELRKHTSEVLKLKNS